A stretch of the Nicotiana tabacum cultivar K326 chromosome 6, ASM71507v2, whole genome shotgun sequence genome encodes the following:
- the LOC107800953 gene encoding calmodulin-binding protein 60 A, which produces MEQMLLFEDQDGNGGEGHKNSDTETRNSSPPFTRAIRDVVSLCKLRRIVVAFLLALFPFPFPVEDEFHSDLEIILTARYRNSQKKIHPSERRCLLLRFSHEIAPLIFTGECIFPKETKLELIDVVTGLPVIHGPLASAQVEIFLLNGNSDGDGENSTTEELNSYIIMTQKRGGKSMRHKNPYLRLQEGVGSVDEIRFKHTPKHMRKLEAVRLGAKVIDLPEEIKVTEAVTGHFTVKDKRLKSKKRYPPSPTDDIWRLEQIQRNGPFHKRLTENGIRTVEDFLIELYNNPQRLQHILGKSMSGDWWKTTTMHAKTCNLDGRKYLYCHPETEQRFAVVFNVAGQVTWMDSGCGLNHYNILSESQKASAHKLVETAFANWENVLKFDREISIKHHLSSSKFSPSSCPTVDDCQLSELQNNSKSHLPAESNQWVVSAECSTCYVIPNQHTESDGMSLAFTSSGHSTTGFSSWDQLQNDTDILHLGSFNQITSVNLDSGEYNWEKIFEFLSSDEIQLDDFPYASMRKGKSNKSWAKIFSITKWFLLMKRFVKLKTVRITKKRKRSSS; this is translated from the exons ATGGAACAAATGTTACTGTTCGAAGATCAAGATGGTAATGGTGGAGAAGGACACAAGAACTCAGATACTGAAACAAGAAACTCTAGTCCTCCTTTTACCAG GGCAATAAGGGACGTCGTCTCGCTCTGTAAGCTCCGGCGGATTGTGGTCGCCTTTCTACTGGCTTTGTTTCCGTTTCCGTTTCCG GTGGAGGATGAATTTCACTCTGACTTGGAAATAATTTTGACTGCTCGATACAG gAATTCCCAGAAGAAAATCCATCCTTCTGAAAGAAGATGTCTACTTTTAAGGTTCTCACACGAGATTGCTCCACTGATATTTACTGGAGAGTGTATCTTTCCCAAAGAAACCAAATTGGAATTGATTGATGTTGTTACAGGACTCCCTGTGATACATGGACCTCTAGCCTCAGCACAAGTTGAAATTTTTCTACTTAATGGTAACTCTGATGGTGATGGTGAAAATTCGACAACCGAAGAGCTAAACAGTTATATTATCATGACGCAAAAAAGAGGTGGAAAATCAATGCGCCATAAAAATCCATATCTGAGGTTGCAAGAAGGCGTTGGTTCTGTTGATGAAATTAGATTCAAACACACTCCAAAACATATGAGGAAGTTGGAGGCGGTAAGGCTAGGAGCGAAGGTTATAGATTTACCTGAAGAAATTAAAGTGACAGAGGCCGTGACAGGACACTTCACTGTTAAGGATAAACGCTTAA AAAGCAAGAAGCGGTACCCTCCATCACCAACTGATGATATATGGAGACTAGAACAGATTCAACGGAATGGTCCTTTCCATAAGCGGTTGACTGAAAATGGTATCAGGACAGTGGAGGATTTCCTAATTGAACTCTACAACAATCCTCAGAGGCTACAGCAT ATCCTTGGCAAAAGCATGTCTGGTGATTGGTGGAAAACCACTACAATGCATGCAAAGACATGCAATCTTGATGGAAGAAAATACTTGTATTGTCATCCGGAGACCGAACAAAGATTTGCAGTGGTGTTTAATGTTGCTGGCCAGGTGACATGGATGGACTCAGGCTGTGGTTTAAACCATTACAACATACTTTctgaatctcaaaag GCGTCTGCCCACAAGTTAGTGGAAACTGCATTTGCAAACTGGGAAAATGTTTTAAAATTTGATAGAGAGATTTCTATTAAACATCACTTATCATCGTCCAAATTTTCCCCATCATCCTGTCCCACGGTTGACGATTGCCAGCTTTCAGAGCTTCAAAATAATTCA AAGTCACATTTGCCTGCTGAAAGTAACCAGTGGGTAGTCAGTGCTGAATGCTCTACTTGTTATGTAATTCCTAACCAACATACAGAGTCAGACGGGATGTCACTTGCTTTCACTTCTTCTGGCCATTCTACAACCGGTTTTAGTAGTTGGGATCAGCTGCAAAATGATACGGATATCCTACATCTGGGATCCTTCAACCAGATCACATCTGTGAATTTGGATTCAGGAGAATATAATTGGGAGAAAATTTTCGAGTTTCTTAGTTCTGATGAAATTCAACTTGATGATTTTCCTTATGCCTCTATGCGCAAAGGCAAGTCCAACAAGAGTTGGGCCAAGATATTTAGCATAACTAAATGGTTCTTACTCATGAAGAGGTTTGTTAAACTTAAAACGGTTCGTATTACCAAGAAGCGCAAACGTTCCTCATCATAA
- the LOC107800951 gene encoding uncharacterized protein At5g50100, chloroplastic isoform X2, whose translation MQMAFKVAARPVVRQANIALLLLPPHYRTTKSHAASSSSQVLHNSFSLLNQNGPRYSIRAISGTTVDPVAPKKDNEDHENWKIKMLYDGDCPLCMREVDMLKERNKGYGTIKFVNISSDEYSPGENEGLDYKTVMGTIHAILSDGTVVTNVEAFRRLYEAVGLGWVYAITKYEPIATIADTVYGVWAKYRLQITGRPPLEEVLLARNNKEEMCKESKACKM comes from the exons ATGCAAATGGCTTTCAAAGTGGCAGCGCGTCCTGTTGTTAGACAAGCCAACATAGCTCTGCTCTTACTTCCTCCTCATTATCGCACTACCAAATCCcacgctgcttcttcttcttcacaggTTCTCCACAATTCATTCTCTCTACTGAATCAAAATG GACCAAGATATTCGATCAGGGCAATCAGTGGAACGACTGTGGATCCCGTTGCACCCAAGAAGGATAATGAAGACCACGAAAACTGGAAAATTAAGATGCTTTATGATGGGGACTGTCCCTTATGCATGCGTGAG gtTGACATGTTAAAGGAGAGGAACAAAGGTTATGGAACAATCAAATTTGTGAACATTAGTTCTGATGAATACAGCCCAGGGGAGAATGAAGGCCTTGATTATAAGACA GTTATGGGAACAATACATGCAATATTATCGGATGGAACTGTGGTTACAAATGTCGAG GCATTTAGACGGCTCTATGAAGCAGTTGGGTTAGGATGGGTGTATGCCATTACAAAATATGAACCT ATTGCAACTATTGCTGATACTGTGTATGGAGTCTGGGCAAAGTATCGTCTTCAGATAACAG GTCGACCACCTTTAGAAGAAGTTCTATTGGCACGAAACAATAAG GAGGAAATGTGCAAGGAAAGCAAGGCTTGCAAAATGTAA
- the LOC107800951 gene encoding uncharacterized protein At5g50100, chloroplastic isoform X1, whose translation MQMAFKVAARPVVRQANIALLLLPPHYRTTKSHAASSSSQVLHNSFSLLNQNGPRYSIRAISGTTVDPVAPKKDNEDHENWKIKMLYDGDCPLCMREVDMLKERNKGYGTIKFVNISSDEYSPGENEGLDYKTVMGTIHAILSDGTVVTNVEAFRRLYEAVGLGWVYAITKYEPIATIADTVYGVWAKYRLQITGRPPLEEVLLARNNKVGKDYSVPIWSSFSLS comes from the exons ATGCAAATGGCTTTCAAAGTGGCAGCGCGTCCTGTTGTTAGACAAGCCAACATAGCTCTGCTCTTACTTCCTCCTCATTATCGCACTACCAAATCCcacgctgcttcttcttcttcacaggTTCTCCACAATTCATTCTCTCTACTGAATCAAAATG GACCAAGATATTCGATCAGGGCAATCAGTGGAACGACTGTGGATCCCGTTGCACCCAAGAAGGATAATGAAGACCACGAAAACTGGAAAATTAAGATGCTTTATGATGGGGACTGTCCCTTATGCATGCGTGAG gtTGACATGTTAAAGGAGAGGAACAAAGGTTATGGAACAATCAAATTTGTGAACATTAGTTCTGATGAATACAGCCCAGGGGAGAATGAAGGCCTTGATTATAAGACA GTTATGGGAACAATACATGCAATATTATCGGATGGAACTGTGGTTACAAATGTCGAG GCATTTAGACGGCTCTATGAAGCAGTTGGGTTAGGATGGGTGTATGCCATTACAAAATATGAACCT ATTGCAACTATTGCTGATACTGTGTATGGAGTCTGGGCAAAGTATCGTCTTCAGATAACAG GTCGACCACCTTTAGAAGAAGTTCTATTGGCACGAAACAATAAGGTGGGTAAAGACTACAGTGTCCCTAtatggtcatcattttctttaagCTAA
- the LOC107800950 gene encoding calmodulin-binding protein 60 A encodes MNDIMSNSQELGTQNSNSEDELLPFFSSPTMKKLLEVMVIQTFDRVLKPKLENLIRNVVKHELELAEKKFLTAKGNTEKGIQAPKPRSLKLKFLTKVSDPVLTGVEIKGGGGNAIEVALVNDHTGEIVESGAEASAKVEIVVLMGDFGDDDGGNWTAEEFCRNIVREREGNKSLLAETVHVRLNKGIGSIDKLRFTHSSIYMRTGMFRLGARIVDTFNGIQVKEARTESFTVKDGRQQYYEKHDPPSLYDGVQRLKNVGRGSKKRLRDENVDTVEDFLILLLKDHERLKCVLNLKPKILEETISHARRCIINERMYSFIDLQEKEGVVFNIVGEVLGLVLDFHFQPMHQLSERDKAKAQRLLVSACDHWDLVVPVDDETSLVQYLSQISPSTNPLNSPSREVPSTNNGIENLRISDGHCHTSRLASAVSPNGCGSTSISNLDFSNFPLYSPSFQDYLINECNFGCEDFVSESDAHQPHDSSASMVKAQRRWRLLFGVLILLCARRRAAALDIQVLKKRKIV; translated from the exons aTGAATGACATAATGTCGAATTCTCAGGAATTAGGAACACAGAACAGCAATTCAGAGGATGAGCTGTTACCCTTTTTCTCTTCACCAAC GATGAAGAAATTGCTGGAGGTGATGGTTATCCAGACCTTTGACCGCGTTTTGAAGCCAAAGTTGGAGAATTTGATTCGTAATGTT GTAAAACACGAACTTGAACTGGCAGAGAAGAAGTTTTTGACTGCCAAGGG AAACACTGAGAAAGGTATTCAAGCTCCCAAACCAAGAAGCTTGAAGTTAAAGTTCTTGACAAAGGTATCCGACCCTGTACTTACTGGAGTGGAAATTAAAGGAGGAGGAGGTAATGCTATTGAAGTGGCTTTAGTTAATGATCATACTGGGGAAATTGTTGAATCTGGAGCAGAAGCCTCAGCTAAAGTGGAAATAGTTGTTCTTATGGGAGATTTTggagatgatgatggaggtaatTGGACAGCTGAAGAGTTCTGTAGAAATATTGTCCGAGAGAGGGAAGGAAATAAGTCTCTTCTTGCAGAAACTGTACATGTGAGACTTAATAAAGGCATTGGTTCTATAGATAAGCTCAGATTTACACATTCTTCAATCTACATGAGGACGGGTATGTTCAGGCTAGGTGCAAGAATCGTTGACACTTTCAATGGTAttcaagtaaaagaagcaaggactGAATCTTTCACTGTCAAGGATGGGCGCCAGCAAT ATTATGAGAAGCATGATCCACCATCTCTATATGATGGGGTACAGCGGTTAAAGAACGTAGGCAGAGGCAGTAAGAAGCGCCTCCGGGATGAAAATGTCGACACAGTAGAGGACTTTCTGATTTTGCTCCTCAAAGACCATGAGCGACTCAAATGT GTACTTAATCTAAAGCCAAAGATATTGGAGGAGACAATTAGCCACGCTCGAAGATGCATAATTAATGAACGGATGTATTCTTTCATTGACCTTCAAGAAAAGGAAGGAGTGGTTTTTAACATTGTAGGAGAGGTACTAGGGCTTGTTCTGGACTTCCATTTTCAACCTATGCATCAGTTATCTGAAAGAGATAAG GCTAAAGCTCAGAGGCTGCTAGTATCTGCATGTGACCATTGGGATCTTGTGGTACCGGTTGATGATGAGACATCTCTTGTGCAATATCTTTCTCAAATATCGCCATCAACGAACCCTTTGAATTCTCCAAGTCGAGAGGTTCCTAGCACCAACAATGGTATTGAGAATTTAAGAATAAGTGATGGACATTGTCATACCTCCAGACTTGCAAGTGCAGTCAGTCCGAATGGTTGTGGTTCCACCAGTATCAGTAACCTGGATTTCTCCAACTTCCCATTGTATAGTCCTTCATTCCAAGATTATTTGATTAATGAATGCAACTTCGGGTGTGAAGACTTTGTTTCTGAATCCGATGCTCATCAACCTCATGATTCTTCTGCATCTATGGTAAAAGCGCAGAGGCGGTGGAGATTGTTGTTCGGTGTCTTAATATTGCTCTGTGCAAGAAGAAGAGCTGCAGCATTAGATATTCAAGTTCTGAAGAAGCGGAAAATCGTTTGA